One part of the Leclercia sp. LSNIH1 genome encodes these proteins:
- the cdd gene encoding cytidine deaminase: MHPRFQSAFAELAENLQSALAPVLADAHFPALLTAEQVAALKRATDLDDDALAFALLPLAAACARADLSHFNVGAIARGVSGTWYFGGNMEFLGATMQQTVHAEQSAISHAWLRGEQALEAITVNYTPCGHCRQFMNELNSGLALRINLPGRAQHTLADYLPDAFGPKDLEIKSLLMDEQDHGYAVSGDELSQTAILAANKAHAPYSNAPSGVALECRDGRIFTGSYAENAAFNPTLPPLQGALNLLSLNGYDYPDIQRAILAEKADAPLIQWDATAATLRALGCSNIDRVLLG, translated from the coding sequence ATGCATCCACGTTTTCAATCAGCTTTTGCCGAGCTAGCAGAGAATTTGCAGTCAGCCCTGGCCCCGGTACTGGCGGATGCACACTTCCCCGCCCTGCTGACGGCTGAACAGGTCGCCGCACTGAAACGTGCCACGGATCTGGATGATGACGCGCTGGCCTTTGCGCTTCTGCCGCTGGCAGCGGCCTGCGCCCGCGCCGATCTTTCCCATTTCAACGTCGGCGCCATTGCCCGGGGCGTGAGTGGCACCTGGTACTTCGGCGGCAATATGGAGTTTCTCGGCGCTACCATGCAGCAGACCGTTCATGCGGAACAGAGCGCCATCAGTCACGCCTGGCTGCGCGGCGAACAAGCCCTGGAGGCGATCACCGTCAACTACACCCCATGCGGCCACTGCCGTCAGTTTATGAACGAACTCAACAGCGGATTAGCGCTGCGCATCAACCTGCCGGGCCGCGCCCAGCATACGCTGGCGGATTATCTGCCCGATGCCTTCGGACCGAAAGATCTAGAGATCAAATCGCTGCTGATGGACGAGCAGGACCACGGTTATGCCGTGAGCGGAGATGAACTGAGCCAGACTGCTATTCTTGCCGCCAATAAAGCACACGCGCCATACAGCAACGCGCCGAGCGGCGTGGCGCTGGAGTGTCGTGACGGGCGAATCTTTACCGGCAGCTATGCCGAAAACGCCGCCTTTAACCCGACGCTGCCGCCGTTACAGGGTGCACTGAACCTGCTCAGCCTTAACGGTTATGACTACCCGGATATCCAGCGCGCCATTCTGGCGGAAAAAGCCGATGCACCGCTGATCCAGTGGGATGCCACTGCGGCCACGCTGCGGGCGCTGGGTTGTAGCAACATTGATCGTGTCCTGCTGGGCTAA
- the mglA gene encoding galactose/methyl galactoside ABC transporter ATP-binding protein MglA translates to MVSTTTQSSGEYLLEMSGINKSFPGVKALDNVNLKVRPHSIHALMGENGAGKSTLLKCLFGIYQKDSGSILFQGKEIDFHSAKEALENGISMVHQELNLVLQRSVMDNMWLGRYPTKGVFVDQDKMYRDTKAIFDELDIDIDPRARVGTLSVSQMQMIEIAKAFSYNAKIVIMDEPTSSLTEKEVNHLFTIIRKLKERGCGIVYISHKMEEIFQLCDEITVLRDGQWIATQSLEGLDMDKIIAMMVGRSLNQRFPNKENKPGEVILEVRNLTSLRQPSIRDVSFDLHKGEILGIAGLVGAKRTDIVETLFGIREKSAGTITLHGKKINNHNANEAINHGFALVTEERRSTGIYAYLDINFNSLISNIHNYKNKIGLLDNSRMKSDTQWVIDSMRVKTPGHRTQIGSLSGGNQQKVIIGRWLLTQPEILMLDEPTRGIDVGAKFEIYQLIAELAKKDKGIIIISSEMPELLGITDRILVMSNGLVAGIVDTKTTTQNEILRLASLHL, encoded by the coding sequence ATGGTCAGCACAACGACTCAGTCGTCCGGTGAATACTTGTTGGAAATGAGCGGTATCAACAAGTCTTTTCCCGGTGTTAAAGCACTGGATAATGTTAATTTAAAAGTACGGCCTCACTCCATTCACGCCTTAATGGGTGAAAACGGTGCGGGTAAATCAACATTATTGAAATGCTTATTTGGGATCTACCAAAAAGATTCTGGCAGCATTCTTTTTCAGGGGAAAGAGATCGATTTCCATTCCGCCAAAGAGGCGCTGGAAAACGGTATTTCGATGGTTCACCAGGAGCTTAACCTGGTACTTCAGCGTTCTGTTATGGACAATATGTGGCTGGGTCGTTATCCGACCAAAGGCGTATTTGTTGATCAGGACAAAATGTATCGCGACACCAAAGCTATTTTTGATGAACTGGATATTGATATCGATCCCCGGGCGCGCGTCGGTACATTGTCTGTTTCACAAATGCAGATGATCGAAATTGCCAAGGCCTTCTCCTATAACGCCAAAATCGTGATTATGGATGAGCCTACCTCTTCGTTAACGGAGAAAGAGGTGAACCACCTGTTCACCATTATCCGTAAACTGAAAGAGCGCGGTTGCGGCATCGTTTATATCTCTCACAAAATGGAAGAGATCTTCCAGCTGTGTGATGAAATCACCGTGCTTCGCGACGGGCAGTGGATCGCCACCCAGTCACTGGAAGGGCTGGACATGGACAAGATCATCGCCATGATGGTTGGCCGCTCCCTGAACCAGCGCTTCCCGAACAAAGAGAACAAGCCGGGCGAAGTGATTCTGGAAGTGCGCAACCTGACTTCACTGCGTCAGCCTTCCATTCGCGATGTTTCCTTCGATCTGCATAAAGGGGAGATCCTCGGGATTGCCGGTCTGGTGGGCGCCAAGCGTACCGATATCGTCGAAACGCTGTTTGGTATCCGCGAGAAATCCGCCGGGACCATTACCCTGCACGGTAAAAAGATTAATAACCATAACGCCAACGAAGCTATTAACCACGGCTTTGCGCTGGTTACCGAAGAGCGTCGCTCGACCGGTATTTATGCCTATCTGGATATTAACTTTAACTCCTTAATTTCTAATATTCATAATTATAAAAATAAAATCGGTTTGTTGGATAATTCCCGCATGAAGAGCGATACCCAGTGGGTGATTGACTCCATGCGCGTAAAAACCCCAGGACACCGCACGCAAATTGGCTCGCTTTCCGGTGGTAACCAGCAAAAGGTTATTATTGGACGCTGGTTGTTAACCCAGCCAGAAATTCTGATGCTGGATGAACCAACCCGCGGTATCGACGTTGGTGCAAAATTTGAAATTTATCAGCTGATTGCTGAATTAGCTAAGAAAGATAAAGGGATTATTATTATTTCTTCCGAAATGCCGGAATTGTTAGGGATCACAGATCGTATTCTGGTTATGAGCAATGGTCTCGTTGCCGGAATTGTTGACACCAAAACGACAACGCAAAACGAAATTTTGCGTCTTGCGTCTTTGCACCTTTAA
- the sanA gene encoding outer membrane permeability protein SanA: MLKRVFYSLVVLIGIVLLTALGLDRWMSWKTAPYIFDDLQDLPYRQVGVVLGTAKYYRTGVINQYYRYRIQGALNAYNSGKVNYLLLSGDNALQSYNEPVTMRKDLIAAGVDPADIVLDYAGFRTLDSIVRTRKVFDTNDFIIITQRFHCERALFIALHMGIQAQCYAVPSPKDMLTVRVREFGARLGALADLYIFKREPRFLGPLVPIPTMTEVPADAQGYPAVTPEQLLEMQKKK; the protein is encoded by the coding sequence ATGTTAAAGCGCGTGTTTTACAGCCTGGTTGTCTTGATCGGCATCGTGCTGTTGACTGCGCTGGGCCTCGACCGCTGGATGAGCTGGAAAACGGCTCCTTATATCTTTGATGACCTTCAGGATCTGCCCTACCGGCAGGTCGGCGTGGTGCTGGGCACCGCCAAGTATTACCGCACCGGGGTGATCAACCAGTATTACCGTTACCGCATTCAGGGGGCGCTCAACGCCTATAACAGCGGCAAAGTAAATTATCTGCTGCTGAGCGGTGACAACGCGCTCCAGAGCTATAACGAGCCGGTCACCATGCGTAAGGATTTGATTGCCGCAGGGGTTGATCCGGCCGATATCGTGCTCGACTACGCCGGTTTCAGAACCCTCGATTCGATAGTTCGCACCCGTAAGGTATTTGATACCAACGATTTCATCATCATTACCCAGCGCTTCCACTGCGAACGCGCGCTGTTTATCGCCCTGCATATGGGCATTCAGGCCCAGTGTTATGCCGTTCCATCGCCAAAAGATATGCTCACCGTGCGGGTACGCGAGTTTGGCGCACGCCTGGGGGCGCTGGCGGATCTCTACATCTTTAAACGCGAACCGCGCTTCTTAGGCCCGCTGGTGCCGATCCCGACGATGACGGAAGTCCCGGCCGATGCCCAGGGTTATCCGGCGGTCACGCCAGAACAGCTGCTTGAGATGCAGAAGAAGAAGTAA
- a CDS encoding CidA/LrgA family protein: protein MNKSLIVVWQYLRAFILIYACLYAGIFLASLLPIAIPGSIIGMLILFVLLALQILPANWVKPGCSVLIRYMALLFVPIGVGVMQYYDLLSAQFGPIFVSCTISTLVVFLVVSWSTHLAHGERKVIGQKGEKK, encoded by the coding sequence ATGAATAAATCACTGATCGTTGTCTGGCAATACCTGCGCGCCTTCATCCTTATTTATGCCTGCCTCTATGCAGGTATCTTTCTTGCCTCTCTGCTGCCGATCGCCATTCCCGGCAGTATTATCGGCATGCTGATCCTGTTTGTGCTGCTTGCCTTGCAGATCCTTCCGGCAAACTGGGTCAAGCCAGGCTGCTCGGTCCTGATCCGCTATATGGCCCTTCTGTTCGTCCCCATCGGTGTGGGCGTGATGCAGTATTACGACCTGCTGAGCGCGCAGTTTGGCCCGATCTTCGTCTCCTGCACGATCAGTACGCTGGTGGTGTTTTTAGTGGTGAGCTGGAGCACCCATCTGGCGCACGGGGAGCGCAAAGTGATTGGACAGAAAGGAGAGAAAAAATGA
- the licT gene encoding BglG family transcription antiterminator LicT, which produces MKIAKILNNNVVVVLDEQGREQVVMGRGLAFQKHPGDSVPKENIEKVFALQSDELVQRLGELLSQIPLEVMTTCDRIIGLAAQRLGKLQESLYITLTDHCYFAIERQKKGLAIKNVLLWDIKRLYPKEFELGQQARAIIAKRLDVELGEDEAGFIALHLVTAQLHSEMPEVMHVTRVMQEILQLVKYSLQLEYDEESLSYQRFVTHLKFFAQRMLTRTVVADDDATLHSAVKENYGKAWVCAEKIARHLQKSYQRELTTEEIMFLTIHIERVRKEGR; this is translated from the coding sequence ATGAAGATTGCCAAAATACTGAATAACAATGTGGTGGTTGTTCTGGATGAACAGGGGCGTGAGCAGGTGGTGATGGGCCGTGGGCTGGCCTTTCAAAAGCACCCTGGCGACAGTGTCCCGAAAGAGAACATCGAGAAAGTGTTTGCCCTGCAAAGCGACGAGCTGGTGCAGCGGCTGGGGGAGTTACTCAGCCAGATCCCGCTGGAAGTGATGACCACCTGCGACCGCATTATCGGGCTGGCGGCGCAGCGGCTGGGGAAACTGCAGGAGAGTTTGTACATCACCTTAACCGACCACTGCTACTTTGCGATTGAGCGGCAGAAGAAGGGGCTGGCGATCAAAAACGTGCTGCTGTGGGACATTAAGCGGCTCTATCCGAAAGAGTTTGAGCTGGGCCAGCAGGCCCGGGCCATCATCGCCAAACGGCTGGATGTCGAGCTGGGCGAAGATGAAGCCGGGTTTATCGCGCTGCATCTGGTAACTGCCCAGCTGCACAGCGAGATGCCGGAGGTCATGCACGTCACCCGGGTGATGCAGGAGATCCTGCAGCTGGTGAAATACAGCTTACAGCTGGAGTATGACGAGGAGTCGCTCAGCTATCAGCGCTTCGTCACCCATCTGAAGTTCTTCGCCCAGCGGATGCTGACCCGCACCGTAGTGGCGGATGATGATGCCACGCTGCATTCGGCGGTAAAAGAGAACTACGGCAAAGCCTGGGTGTGCGCCGAGAAGATTGCCCGGCATCTGCAAAAGAGTTATCAGCGCGAGCTGACCACAGAAGAGATTATGTTTCTCACCATTCATATTGAGCGCGTGAGAAAAGAGGGGCGCTAA
- a CDS encoding CidB/LrgB family autolysis modulator: protein MMANIWWSLPLTVAVFFAARKLAVRLKFPLLNPLLVAMVVIIPFLLLTGIPYAHYFQGSKVLNDLLQPAVVALAFPLYEQLHQIRARWKSIITICLAGSVVAMITGTSVALLMGATPEIAASILPKSVTTPIAMAVGGSLGGIPAISAVCVIYVGILGAVLGHTLLNAMRIRTKSARGLAMGTASHALGTARCAELDYQEGAFSSLALVICGILTSLIAPFLFPIILAVVG from the coding sequence ATGATGGCGAATATCTGGTGGTCGTTGCCGCTCACCGTGGCGGTCTTCTTCGCCGCCCGCAAGCTGGCGGTGCGCCTGAAGTTTCCTCTTCTTAATCCCCTGCTGGTAGCGATGGTGGTGATCATCCCTTTCCTGCTGTTAACCGGCATCCCTTACGCTCACTATTTCCAGGGCAGCAAAGTTCTCAACGATCTGCTCCAGCCTGCGGTGGTTGCGCTGGCGTTTCCGCTTTATGAGCAACTGCACCAGATCCGCGCCCGCTGGAAATCGATTATTACCATCTGTCTCGCCGGGAGCGTGGTGGCGATGATCACCGGCACCTCGGTGGCGTTGCTGATGGGGGCGACACCCGAAATTGCCGCCTCCATTCTGCCCAAATCGGTGACCACGCCGATTGCAATGGCGGTGGGCGGCAGCCTCGGCGGCATTCCGGCGATCAGCGCCGTGTGCGTCATTTATGTCGGTATTCTGGGTGCGGTGTTAGGCCATACACTGCTGAATGCCATGCGCATTCGCACCAAATCTGCCCGTGGGCTGGCGATGGGCACCGCCTCACACGCCCTCGGCACCGCCCGCTGTGCGGAGCTGGATTATCAGGAAGGTGCCTTCAGTTCGCTGGCGCTGGTGATCTGCGGGATTTTGACCTCGCTGATCGCCCCTTTCCTGTTCCCGATAATTCTGGCTGTGGTGGGCTAA
- the bglF gene encoding PTS beta-glucoside transporter subunit IIABC yields the protein MEYQALAKDILGHVGGKENIVSLVHCATRLRFKLKDAQHADAEGLKKNPGVIMVVESGGQFQVVIGNHVHDVWQAVCQEAGLADDAPAAEIKGEKTSLGGQLIDIVSGIFTPFIGVLAASGILKGILALAVVCGWLTTDSGTYKIWFATSDALFFFFPLVLGYTAGKKFGGNPFITMVIGGALVHPTMIQAFEASQQAGAAANAFLAIPVTWFNYSSSVIPIILAAWVSCWLEKQGNKCLPSAMKNFFAPLICLGLTVPLTFLVIGPVATWLSQMLANSYQWIYVLAPWLAGAAMGAVWQVCVIFGLHWGLVPLMINNLAVLGHDSMLPMLLPAVMGQVGAASGVFLRTRDTRLKMLAGSSVTAGIFGITEPAVYGVNLPLRRPFIFGCVAGAVGGAIVGFADTHVYSFGFGNIFTIAQMIPPGGVDATLWGGIAGMVVALVLSCVLTLIAGMPASPATAPVTANVDEGTVLSPMRGTVLALDQVPDATFASGLLGQGAAIIPADNKVIAPFAGEVASIFATKHAIGLLSDSGIEVLIHVGIDTVKLDGKPFTAHVKVGDKIQPGDLLLEFDRQAILDAGYDLATPIIISNSDDYRAVETVAATAVEAGAPLLCVSHQ from the coding sequence ATGGAATATCAAGCACTGGCGAAGGATATTCTCGGCCACGTTGGCGGCAAGGAGAATATTGTCAGCCTGGTTCATTGCGCTACCCGGCTGCGTTTTAAACTGAAAGACGCTCAGCATGCCGATGCCGAAGGGCTGAAGAAAAATCCAGGCGTGATCATGGTGGTTGAAAGCGGCGGCCAGTTCCAGGTGGTGATTGGCAACCACGTCCACGACGTCTGGCAGGCGGTATGCCAGGAGGCGGGGCTGGCTGACGACGCGCCCGCCGCAGAGATTAAAGGCGAAAAAACCAGCCTCGGCGGCCAGCTTATCGACATCGTCTCCGGCATTTTTACCCCCTTTATCGGCGTCCTCGCCGCGTCGGGGATCCTGAAGGGGATCCTGGCGCTGGCGGTGGTGTGCGGCTGGCTGACCACCGACAGCGGCACCTACAAAATCTGGTTTGCTACCAGTGACGCGCTGTTCTTCTTCTTCCCGCTGGTGCTGGGCTACACCGCCGGGAAAAAGTTTGGTGGCAACCCCTTTATCACCATGGTGATTGGCGGGGCGCTGGTGCATCCGACCATGATTCAGGCCTTTGAGGCCAGCCAGCAGGCGGGCGCGGCGGCCAATGCCTTCCTCGCCATTCCGGTGACCTGGTTCAACTACAGCTCGTCGGTCATTCCGATCATTCTCGCCGCCTGGGTCAGCTGCTGGCTGGAGAAGCAGGGCAACAAGTGCCTGCCGTCGGCGATGAAAAATTTCTTCGCCCCGCTGATCTGCTTAGGTCTGACGGTGCCGCTGACCTTCCTGGTCATTGGCCCGGTTGCCACCTGGCTCAGCCAGATGCTGGCGAACAGCTATCAGTGGATCTACGTGCTTGCTCCCTGGCTGGCTGGCGCGGCGATGGGCGCGGTCTGGCAGGTCTGCGTCATCTTCGGCCTGCACTGGGGGCTGGTGCCGCTGATGATCAATAACCTCGCCGTGCTGGGTCACGACTCCATGCTGCCAATGTTACTCCCGGCGGTGATGGGCCAGGTGGGGGCCGCGTCTGGCGTCTTCCTGCGAACCCGCGATACACGGCTGAAAATGCTGGCGGGCTCCTCAGTCACGGCGGGGATTTTCGGTATCACCGAGCCGGCGGTTTATGGCGTGAATCTGCCCCTGCGCCGTCCCTTTATCTTTGGCTGCGTGGCGGGGGCGGTCGGCGGCGCGATTGTCGGTTTCGCCGATACCCATGTCTACTCTTTTGGCTTCGGCAATATCTTCACCATCGCACAGATGATCCCGCCGGGCGGGGTGGATGCCACGCTCTGGGGCGGGATTGCGGGTATGGTGGTGGCGCTGGTGCTGAGCTGCGTCCTGACCCTGATTGCCGGCATGCCCGCCAGCCCGGCCACTGCCCCGGTGACGGCGAACGTCGATGAAGGCACGGTGCTCTCGCCGATGCGTGGCACAGTGCTGGCACTGGATCAGGTGCCGGACGCCACTTTTGCCAGCGGCCTGCTCGGTCAGGGCGCGGCGATCATTCCTGCTGATAATAAAGTCATTGCCCCTTTTGCCGGGGAGGTGGCCTCGATATTTGCCACTAAACATGCCATCGGCCTGCTGAGCGACAGCGGCATCGAGGTGCTGATCCACGTCGGGATCGATACCGTGAAGCTCGACGGCAAGCCGTTTACCGCCCACGTGAAGGTGGGTGACAAAATACAGCCTGGCGATCTGCTGCTGGAGTTTGACCGCCAGGCCATCCTCGATGCCGGATACGATCTGGCGACCCCGATTATTATCAGCAACAGCGACGACTACCGTGCTGTCGAGACCGTGGCGGCGACCGCCGTCGAGGCCGGCGCGCCGTTGCTTTGCGTAAGCCATCAATAA
- the dusC gene encoding tRNA dihydrouridine(16) synthase DusC: MRVLLAPMEGVLDSLVRELLTDVNDYDLCITEFLRVVDMLLPVKSFYRLCPELHRQSRTASGTLVRVQLLGQYPEWLAENAARAVELGSWGVDLNCGCPSKMVNGSGGGATLLKDPELIYRGAKAMREAVPSHLPVTVKVRLGWDSGDRQFEIADAVQQAGATELVVHGRTKEDGYKAERINWQAIGEIRKRLTIPVVANGEIWDRESALACMAATGCDAIMIGRGALNVPNLSRVIKYDEPRMPWADVVTLLKKYSRLEKQGDTGLYHVARIKQWLSYLRKEYDEALDLFQEIRALQSSAEIARVIQSK; the protein is encoded by the coding sequence ATGCGTGTATTACTGGCACCGATGGAAGGCGTGCTCGATTCGCTGGTGCGCGAGCTGCTGACTGACGTTAACGATTATGATCTCTGCATCACCGAGTTCCTGCGGGTGGTGGATATGTTGTTGCCGGTAAAATCGTTTTACAGACTCTGTCCGGAGCTGCATCGCCAGAGCCGCACCGCCTCCGGTACGCTGGTGCGCGTCCAGCTTCTGGGACAATACCCCGAATGGCTGGCAGAAAACGCCGCGCGTGCCGTCGAGCTGGGCTCCTGGGGCGTGGATCTTAACTGCGGCTGTCCGTCGAAAATGGTCAACGGCAGCGGCGGCGGCGCCACGCTTCTGAAAGATCCCGAGCTTATCTACCGTGGCGCAAAAGCGATGCGCGAGGCGGTGCCCTCGCATCTGCCGGTGACCGTGAAGGTACGCCTCGGCTGGGACAGCGGCGACAGGCAGTTTGAAATTGCCGACGCCGTGCAGCAGGCGGGGGCGACTGAGCTGGTGGTTCACGGGCGCACCAAAGAAGATGGTTACAAAGCCGAACGCATTAACTGGCAGGCTATCGGCGAGATCCGTAAGCGGCTGACCATCCCGGTGGTCGCTAACGGTGAAATCTGGGATCGCGAGAGCGCGCTGGCCTGCATGGCCGCCACCGGCTGCGATGCCATCATGATCGGGCGCGGGGCGCTCAACGTCCCTAACCTCAGCCGGGTGATTAAATACGATGAGCCGCGCATGCCGTGGGCGGATGTCGTCACGCTGCTGAAGAAGTACTCCCGCCTCGAAAAGCAGGGCGACACCGGCCTGTACCACGTGGCGCGCATCAAGCAGTGGTTGAGCTACCTGCGTAAAGAGTACGACGAGGCCCTGGATCTGTTTCAGGAGATCCGCGCTCTGCAATCTTCAGCGGAGATTGCCCGGGTCATACAGTCAAAATAG
- the mglB gene encoding galactose/glucose ABC transporter substrate-binding protein MglB, which produces MNKKVLTLSAVMASMLFGAAAHAADSRIGVTIYKYDDNFMSVVRKAIEKEGTGAPDVQLLMNDSQNDQSKQNDQIDVLLAKGVKALAINLVDPAAAGTVIEKARGQNVPVVFFNKEPSRKALDSYDKAFYVGTDSKESGIIQGDLIAKHWAANPNWDLNKDGQVQFVLLKGEPGHPDAEARTTYVIKELNDKGLKTQQLALDTAMWDTAQAKDKMDAWLSGPNANKIEVVIANNDAMAMGAVEALKAHNKSSIPVFGVDALPEALALVKSGAMAGTVLNDANNQAKATFDLAKNLAEGKGAADGTNWKIDNKVVRVPYVGVDQENLAQFTGK; this is translated from the coding sequence ATGAATAAGAAGGTGTTGACTCTGTCTGCTGTTATGGCAAGCATGCTTTTCGGTGCCGCCGCGCACGCTGCAGATAGCCGTATTGGTGTGACTATCTATAAGTATGACGACAACTTCATGTCCGTTGTGCGTAAGGCAATCGAGAAAGAGGGTACAGGCGCACCAGATGTACAGCTGTTGATGAATGACTCCCAGAATGACCAGTCCAAACAGAACGACCAGATCGACGTTCTGCTGGCGAAAGGCGTAAAAGCTCTGGCAATCAACCTGGTTGACCCGGCAGCAGCAGGCACTGTTATTGAAAAAGCACGCGGCCAGAACGTGCCGGTTGTGTTCTTCAACAAAGAACCTTCCCGCAAAGCGCTGGATAGCTACGACAAAGCCTTCTACGTCGGTACCGACTCCAAAGAATCCGGCATTATTCAGGGCGACCTGATTGCCAAACACTGGGCCGCTAACCCGAACTGGGATCTGAACAAAGACGGTCAGGTACAGTTCGTACTGCTGAAAGGCGAGCCAGGCCACCCGGACGCTGAAGCACGTACCACCTACGTTATCAAAGAGCTGAACGACAAGGGTCTGAAAACCCAGCAGCTGGCTTTAGATACCGCAATGTGGGATACCGCTCAGGCGAAAGACAAGATGGACGCATGGCTGTCCGGCCCGAACGCGAACAAAATTGAAGTGGTTATCGCCAACAACGACGCGATGGCAATGGGTGCGGTAGAAGCCCTGAAAGCACACAACAAATCCTCTATCCCGGTATTTGGTGTGGACGCCCTGCCTGAAGCGCTGGCACTGGTTAAATCTGGCGCAATGGCGGGTACCGTACTGAACGATGCAAACAACCAGGCGAAAGCCACCTTCGATCTGGCGAAAAACCTGGCAGAAGGCAAAGGCGCGGCTGACGGTACTAACTGGAAAATTGACAACAAAGTTGTTCGTGTACCGTACGTTGGCGTAGATCAGGAAAACCTGGCGCAGTTCACCGGTAAATAA
- the mglC gene encoding galactose/methyl galactoside ABC transporter permease MglC encodes MSALNKKSFLTYLKEGGIYVVLLVLLAIIIFQDPTFLSLLNLSNILTQSSVRIIIALGVAGLIVTQGTDLSAGRQVGLAAVVAATLLQSMENANKVFPEMATMPIFLVILIVCAIGAVIGLINGIIIAYLNVTPFITTLGTMIIVYGINSLYYDFVGASPISGFDSGFSTFTQGFIAMGSFRLSYITFYALIAVAFVWVLWNKTRFGKNIFAIGGNPEAAKVSGVNVALNLLVIYALSGVFYAFGGLLEAGRIGSATNNLGFMYELDAIAACVVGGVSFSGGVGTVLGVVTGVIIFTVINYGLTYIGVNPYWQYIIKGAIIIFAVALDSLKYARKK; translated from the coding sequence ATGAGTGCGTTAAATAAGAAAAGTTTTCTTACTTATCTGAAAGAAGGCGGTATTTACGTTGTTCTTTTAGTCTTACTGGCCATTATTATTTTCCAGGATCCGACTTTCTTAAGTCTGCTGAACTTAAGTAACATTCTGACCCAGTCTTCGGTGCGTATTATTATCGCCCTCGGCGTGGCAGGTCTTATTGTCACCCAGGGTACTGACCTGTCAGCTGGCCGTCAGGTTGGTCTGGCGGCGGTTGTTGCGGCAACGCTTCTGCAGTCGATGGAAAACGCCAACAAGGTCTTCCCGGAAATGGCAACCATGCCTATTTTCCTGGTGATCCTGATTGTCTGTGCCATTGGCGCGGTCATCGGTCTGATTAACGGCATCATCATTGCGTACCTGAACGTAACGCCGTTTATCACCACCCTGGGTACCATGATCATCGTTTACGGTATTAACTCCCTGTACTACGACTTCGTGGGCGCATCACCGATTTCCGGTTTCGACAGTGGATTCTCGACCTTTACGCAGGGCTTTATCGCGATGGGCAGTTTCCGCCTCTCCTACATCACCTTCTACGCGCTGATTGCCGTGGCGTTCGTCTGGGTGCTGTGGAACAAAACCCGCTTCGGTAAGAACATCTTTGCTATCGGGGGTAACCCGGAAGCGGCAAAAGTCTCTGGTGTTAACGTGGCGCTGAACCTGCTGGTTATCTATGCCCTGTCGGGCGTGTTCTACGCCTTCGGTGGTCTGCTGGAAGCGGGCCGTATCGGCTCTGCCACCAACAACCTCGGCTTTATGTATGAGCTGGATGCCATCGCCGCGTGCGTCGTGGGTGGCGTGTCGTTCAGTGGTGGTGTGGGTACCGTGCTGGGTGTGGTAACCGGTGTGATCATCTTCACCGTTATCAACTACGGCCTGACCTATATCGGCGTCAACCCGTACTGGCAGTACATTATCAAGGGCGCCATCATTATCTTTGCGGTAGCGCTGGACTCCCTGAAGTACGCGCGTAAGAAGTAA